Within the Malus sylvestris chromosome 4, drMalSylv7.2, whole genome shotgun sequence genome, the region CATGAATTATAATTATTCATACATTATTAAATTGTATACTTTTAATCATGTTTAGGCCAGGGGTTACATGATCATCGTAGTGATCATGAATACAGACCCATATATTATTATCAGGGCAAGAAATCTTCTTCACCTTCTCTCAATTGGAGTTCCTGCATCTCAGGTAACAATTGACAGATCCTTAATTTGTTATTATTCCTTAGCTATATAGAGACAATAAGCTATTCTCTGAGTTCAGGTAATTCTTGTATATAAACCTATTATATATTTCGTTTCAGGCATTAGAAGTTCTGAATGGAAAGATATGCGATGTCATCGACGTAGGGTTTAAAAGGAATGGACTTTGCTCAAAATTTGGTATCAAAAAGGTGTCTGTTCTTAATAAATTTCCTTGCATTAGTTGTTCTTgcagttgtttgtcatttttcttGGAACAAATGTCAGGTTACAAAAATCTTATCGTTTATGTTCTCGGATGCATTCTCTATAGCTGTGATGTAGAGCCTTTTTATTTCACCAATATTTTGACATTGTTAATGGAATATGTGGGCACGGAATGTtggacggtgaagcatcaacacgtacataaaatgagtgtagcggagatgagattGCTTCATTGGATAtttgggcacacaagaaatgataagattagtaATGatgatatccgaggtaaagtaggagtagccgaaattgaaggaaagatgagagaaaattggttacggtggtttggacatgtgaaacaaaggcctactgacgctctggttagaagatgcgattacgagacagaggttcaaggccgaaggggtagatgaAGACCTAGAAAGACTTTGGAAGatactctaagaaaagacttggagtacttggatctaactgAAAACGTAgcacagaaccgagcgcaatggcattctaggattcatacagccgaccatatttagtgggaaaaaggctttattgttgttgttgttggatctttaatttgtttgataTTAGAAAGAATTATAGTTAGTTAGGGTTTAGTGAACAGTAATGTATGTGAGGAAGAATAAGGAATACGGGGCTTTGTTGTTATATGCTACTTGCTATATGATGAGTACCGTTTCAAATCTCCAGTTATTGTGCAGGATCAATATGTTGAACGACGACATCTTCTCCGCGGCTCCTTGCAGGTGCAGGATCATCATCTTCTACTTTTCTTTAGTCATCTCTGAAAACTTCATTAGACTTAATTAGTTTCTTCCCGTTTGTCATTCTTTTTTTACTTACAATATAATTGAAATGTAGGCAATGGCAGATCTAACAGCCACTCGGGTTTTCTTGCTTGTAAGTGTTtaagtgttattttttttttttttatgtgaagAGAAGATGATTAATTTACTAATTTTTAACTTGTCTGCAAATGAATAGGGTGAAGTCGTTGCTGCTATAGGGGGTTCATCTCTTGGATTAAAGATATTCAGGAAGATTGTGGAAGACTGTATAGTCCATAAAGTGCCTCCTGCATACCATATCAAGAATTCTAAGATGAGAAAACAAGTGATGAAGGATCTCGAGGCTATGCGTTTATAATCTACATAGAGAGCTTATAATCCACAGCTTATCGTTCTGAGTAGAATTCTAGCTTGTCGGTCATTTCAAATAAAAGAATAATCATCTGACCGAAAAGATGTTATATAATTTtatggttttttaattttaagggCATTTTGATCTAAATCACTAAATGctttgtctttttatttttttagaccAAACATCTAAGGACTCGTTTGgatgtatttttaaaataaatgaaagcgtttttgctgaaaatgtttttggaaccaatccttagtaaaaatgtaagtaaatCCTGGAAaggcacttaaagtgcttcttggAAAAAAACACATAACTAGTGTTTCTTGCAAAAAGCACTTGAGTGCTTTTTAGAActaaaaaacattttctttaaaagcgctttcagtcattttaaaagcacatccaaacgaatcCTAAGACTTTTAGATATTTGACTAAACCACAATTTTAATTAATATTGTTTACTAATTAAGTTCAAATCACACAAATTGTCattataattaatttactaGTTAAATCCAAACAATAATAGACTCCTAAAATCTTG harbors:
- the LOC126619865 gene encoding uncharacterized protein LOC126619865 gives rise to the protein MNVDVNGVCCEQQQQDNKMKPREEVPNGHRMDIDKYSRPSEDIDPKYQAKSFSRNFHKSIEKDLQEAWSMIKSALDQYNILCSLDLARGYMIIVVIMNTDPYIIIRARNLLHLLSIGVPASQALEVLNGKICDVIDVGFKRNGLCSKFGIKKDQYVERRHLLRGSLQAMADLTATRVFLLGEVVAAIGGSSLGLKIFRKIVEDCIVHKVPPAYHIKNSKMRKQVMKDLEAMRL